A DNA window from Parabacteroides johnsonii DSM 18315 contains the following coding sequences:
- the mtgA gene encoding monofunctional biosynthetic peptidoglycan transglycosylase, with the protein MRILKKILIGSRNLLLFLFVSSLLAVVAYKFIPVYYTPLMFIRVYEQVRDSKPIKLEHKWMPLKQIAQPLAQAVVASEDNLFLDHDGFDMIQIQKARADAEKGKRVRGASTISQQTAKNVFLWPGRTYLRKGIEAYFTVLIEWIWGKERIMEVYLNSIEMGDGIYGAEAVAQAHFKKPAYKLTKAEAALIAATLPNPRKFNSAKPSPYMLKRQTKIMSLMEKLLKIKMGYDSGDSDPESGSRKVRKRKKLRAESGMTVYLPEKNIYIRTIII; encoded by the coding sequence ATGCGCATACTGAAAAAAATACTGATAGGAAGCCGGAACTTGTTGCTGTTTCTGTTTGTTTCCAGTTTGTTGGCTGTGGTGGCATATAAATTCATTCCTGTTTACTACACTCCGCTGATGTTTATCCGCGTCTACGAACAGGTTCGGGATAGTAAGCCCATCAAGCTGGAACACAAATGGATGCCTTTGAAGCAAATTGCCCAGCCATTGGCACAGGCGGTCGTGGCTTCGGAAGACAATCTTTTTCTCGACCATGATGGTTTCGATATGATACAGATTCAGAAAGCTCGTGCCGATGCCGAAAAAGGCAAACGTGTACGAGGAGCGAGCACGATCTCGCAACAGACTGCCAAGAACGTGTTTCTCTGGCCCGGAAGGACTTATTTGCGCAAAGGCATCGAGGCTTATTTCACCGTCCTGATCGAATGGATTTGGGGGAAAGAACGTATCATGGAAGTTTATCTGAACTCGATCGAAATGGGAGACGGTATTTATGGTGCCGAAGCAGTCGCACAGGCCCATTTCAAAAAGCCGGCCTATAAACTGACAAAGGCGGAAGCGGCTTTGATCGCTGCGACCTTGCCGAATCCCCGCAAGTTCAATTCTGCAAAACCTTCTCCTTATATGCTGAAACGGCAGACGAAGATCATGTCGCTGATGGAGAAACTGCTTAAGATCAAAATGGGGTATGACAGTGGTGACTCCGACCCTGAATCCGGTAGCAGGAAAGTGCGTAAACGTAAGAAGCTCCGGGCGGAATCCGGTATGACGGTATATCTGCCCGAAAAGAATATTTACATAAGAACGATAATCATATGA
- the lipB gene encoding lipoyl(octanoyl) transferase LipB, whose product MSHFIYHDLGRIEYEKALERQTAAFNTLLEAKAQGRTGENRLFFCEHQPVLTIGKSGKDTNLLIPEELLVQRGVSFYHINRGGDITYHGPGQITGYPVFDLDTWKLGLKQYIDRLEETIIRFLAIYGIKGERLAGATGVWIDPDVPGKARKICAIGVKSSRFVTMHGFALNINTNLDYFSLINPCGFKDKGVTSLEKELGAEQDFEAAKACLHSLFIEMFPE is encoded by the coding sequence ATGAGTCATTTTATATATCACGATCTCGGACGTATCGAATATGAGAAGGCATTGGAACGCCAGACGGCTGCTTTCAACACCTTGTTGGAAGCGAAAGCGCAAGGCAGGACCGGGGAAAACCGGTTGTTCTTCTGCGAACATCAGCCGGTACTGACTATTGGAAAAAGTGGTAAAGACACCAACCTACTGATCCCGGAAGAACTGCTTGTGCAGCGGGGTGTCTCTTTTTACCATATCAACCGGGGAGGGGATATCACGTATCACGGTCCCGGACAAATCACCGGATATCCGGTCTTCGATCTCGATACCTGGAAGTTGGGACTCAAGCAATATATCGACAGGCTGGAAGAAACCATTATCCGCTTTTTAGCTATCTATGGCATTAAAGGGGAGCGGCTCGCGGGAGCTACAGGTGTGTGGATCGATCCTGATGTGCCGGGTAAAGCCCGTAAGATTTGTGCGATCGGTGTGAAAAGTAGCCGTTTCGTCACCATGCACGGCTTTGCCTTGAATATAAATACGAACTTGGATTACTTCTCCCTGATCAATCCTTGTGGCTTTAAAGATAAAGGAGTCACCTCGCTTGAAAAAGAGTTGGGGGCGGAACAGGATTTCGAAGCGGCCAAAGCATGTCTTCATTCACTTTTCATTGAAATGTTTCCGGAATGA
- a CDS encoding tRNA-dihydrouridine synthase family protein, which translates to MMVPYAIHLAPLQGYTDWVYREAHARVFGGVDTYYTPFVRLEKDGFRNKELRDLAPEANASASLVPQMIAASPEEFRRIAGLFRESGYRRADINLGCPFPMQARQHRGAGILPYPDEVKVLLETIFEFPEIQFSVKLRLGWDSPEEAQALLPFLNRLPLTHLTLHPRIGTQQYKGKTDLSAFSRFYDSCTLPLFYNGDIRTLPDIRSLTGRFPRLKGIMIGRGLLSSPWLATEYISDTPLTAQEKIEKLSAFHALLLAGYSSRLEGGEHQVLDKMKTLWDYLLPDAEKRLRKKILKSSRLADYQEAVRNLIYDTSITAGQ; encoded by the coding sequence ATGATGGTCCCGTATGCTATTCATCTCGCTCCTTTGCAGGGATATACCGATTGGGTCTACAGGGAAGCGCATGCACGAGTATTCGGGGGAGTCGATACCTATTACACTCCGTTCGTCCGTCTCGAAAAGGATGGCTTTCGTAATAAGGAATTGCGGGATCTTGCACCGGAAGCAAACGCATCCGCCTCACTTGTTCCCCAGATGATCGCAGCTTCGCCCGAAGAGTTCCGCCGGATTGCCGGTTTGTTTCGTGAATCGGGGTACCGACGTGCTGATATTAATTTGGGTTGTCCTTTCCCGATGCAGGCACGACAACATCGGGGAGCGGGTATCCTGCCTTATCCGGATGAGGTGAAGGTGTTGTTGGAAACGATTTTTGAATTCCCGGAGATACAATTCTCGGTCAAACTGCGGTTGGGTTGGGATTCTCCTGAGGAGGCGCAAGCGCTTCTTCCTTTTTTGAACAGATTGCCCCTCACACATCTCACATTGCATCCCAGGATCGGTACGCAGCAATATAAAGGAAAGACTGACCTGAGTGCCTTCTCCCGATTTTATGATTCATGCACGCTTCCGCTTTTCTATAATGGAGACATCCGGACTTTGCCGGATATTCGTTCGTTAACCGGACGTTTTCCCCGTTTGAAAGGTATCATGATAGGACGTGGTCTGCTGTCTTCTCCCTGGCTGGCAACGGAATATATATCCGATACCCCGCTTACCGCTCAGGAGAAGATAGAGAAGTTGTCTGCTTTCCATGCCTTACTGTTAGCGGGCTATTCTTCCCGTCTGGAGGGAGGCGAACACCAGGTACTCGACAAGATGAAGACCCTTTGGGATTACCTGTTGCCGGATGCAGAGAAACGGCTCCGGAAAAAAATATTGAAAAGTTCCCGGTTGGCAGATTATCAAGAGGCAGTGCGGAATTTGATTTACGACACCTCGATCACTGCCGGGCAATGA
- a CDS encoding exodeoxyribonuclease III — protein sequence MKIITYNVNGLRAAVGKGLPEWLAQEQPDVLCLQETKLQPDQYPAEAFEALGYKAWLFSAQKKGYSGVAILSRREPDHVEYGMGIEKYDNEGRFIRADFGDLSVISVYHPSGTSGDERQAFKMEWLEDFQNYVVELQKSRPKLILCGDYNICHEPIDIHDPVRNATNSGFLPEEREWMTRFLDAGYIDTFRLLNPDKQEYTWWSYRFSARAKNKGWRIDYCMVSEPMKAQVEKAYILNEAVHSDHCPAVIEVS from the coding sequence ATGAAAATTATAACATACAATGTAAACGGCCTGCGTGCCGCCGTAGGAAAAGGATTGCCCGAATGGCTGGCACAAGAACAACCCGACGTACTTTGCCTACAGGAAACCAAGTTGCAACCGGACCAATATCCGGCTGAAGCATTTGAAGCGCTCGGCTACAAAGCATGGCTTTTCAGTGCACAGAAGAAAGGCTATAGCGGAGTCGCAATCCTGAGCCGCCGAGAACCGGACCATGTGGAATATGGGATGGGGATCGAAAAGTACGATAACGAGGGGCGTTTCATCCGGGCCGATTTCGGGGATCTGTCGGTGATCAGCGTTTACCACCCTTCGGGTACGAGCGGCGATGAGCGTCAGGCATTCAAGATGGAATGGTTGGAAGATTTCCAGAACTATGTAGTGGAACTACAAAAATCGCGTCCGAAACTGATCTTATGCGGGGACTACAATATCTGCCACGAACCGATTGATATTCATGACCCGGTACGCAATGCGACGAACAGCGGCTTCCTTCCGGAAGAGCGGGAATGGATGACTCGTTTCCTGGATGCCGGCTATATCGACACGTTCCGCCTTCTCAACCCGGACAAACAGGAATATACCTGGTGGAGTTATCGTTTCAGCGCCCGTGCCAAAAACAAGGGCTGGCGTATTGACTATTGCATGGTCAGCGAACCGATGAAAGCACAAGTGGAAAAAGCGTATATTTTAAATGAGGCTGTTCATTCGGATCATTGCCCGGCAGTGATCGAGGTGTCGTAA
- a CDS encoding linear amide C-N hydrolase: MAKRNKLAVFSVVALGMMFFAEQNKACTRAVYLGPDDMIVTGRTMDWKEDPQSNIYLFPRGMGKWGGITDNTVTWTSKYGSVVTAGYDIGVCDGMNEKGLVANLLFLTESSYHRPNDSRPVMGLSIWTQYVLDNFATVDEAVNELSLETFRIDDPDLPNGAKSTLHLSISDATGNSAIFEYINGNLIIHEGRECQIMTNSPTYDKQLTLNDYWKEIGGLVMLPGTNRASDRFVRASFYIQALPQTDNFRQAVAGVFSVMRNVSVPLGISIPEQPNIASTRWRTVADQKNKVYYFESTLSPDIFWINFKDLDFKTGAPVKKLTLTGGEIYAGNAAGRFQAGKSLHFLFGI; this comes from the coding sequence ATGGCAAAAAGAAATAAGTTAGCCGTCTTTTCAGTGGTAGCTTTAGGCATGATGTTTTTTGCAGAGCAAAACAAAGCCTGTACGCGTGCGGTCTATCTGGGACCGGATGATATGATCGTGACAGGGCGGACGATGGATTGGAAAGAGGATCCGCAATCGAATATTTACCTTTTCCCTCGGGGAATGGGGAAATGGGGAGGGATTACGGACAATACGGTGACGTGGACTTCCAAATATGGGAGTGTTGTGACTGCCGGATATGATATCGGAGTTTGTGACGGTATGAATGAAAAAGGCCTGGTGGCGAACTTGCTTTTCCTGACCGAATCCTCTTATCATCGTCCGAATGATAGCCGTCCGGTGATGGGATTGAGCATCTGGACACAATATGTCTTGGATAATTTTGCGACGGTGGACGAAGCTGTGAATGAATTGAGCCTGGAAACTTTCCGTATCGATGACCCTGATTTACCTAACGGAGCAAAATCGACTTTGCACCTCTCGATTTCGGATGCGACCGGGAATAGTGCCATCTTTGAATATATCAACGGCAATCTGATTATTCATGAGGGACGAGAATGCCAGATAATGACAAATTCCCCTACCTATGACAAACAGTTGACTTTGAATGATTACTGGAAAGAGATTGGCGGTCTGGTTATGCTACCCGGGACAAACCGTGCTTCCGATCGCTTTGTCCGTGCATCGTTTTATATCCAGGCATTACCGCAAACCGATAATTTCAGGCAGGCTGTTGCCGGAGTTTTTAGTGTGATGCGCAATGTTTCGGTTCCTTTGGGAATCTCTATCCCCGAACAGCCCAATATTGCTTCGACTCGCTGGCGTACGGTAGCGGATCAAAAAAATAAAGTGTATTATTTCGAATCAACGCTTAGCCCCGATATTTTTTGGATCAATTTCAAAGACTTGGATTTTAAAACCGGAGCTCCGGTGAAGAAGTTGACGCTCACGGGTGGAGAGATTTATGCGGGCAATGCCGCCGGAAGGTTTCAGGCCGGAAAGTCACTTCACTTTCTGTTTGGGATATAG